Proteins from a genomic interval of Coccinella septempunctata chromosome 2, icCocSept1.1, whole genome shotgun sequence:
- the LOC123308465 gene encoding uncharacterized protein LOC123308465 → MSDDLTNCVFQLTELCLQQNFFNFEGEIFTQREGLSMGNCLSPLFAELFMSYFEKKLIFIPNNPFKDKILFWFRYVDDILIAWIGSEEELKEFHEWINKLHMNINFTLELESERRINFLDLSISRHLNKLTFSIYRKPSQTSTKINKTSCHYMGHKMAAFNTYITRLLNVPLSQDAYSEEVNTLRYLAGENGYHPDVIDRLIDRRRKKQGMKKPHLSTSDPSNNKYCCIPFYGGISHKIANVIRQIENSKVTFKSDNILSQFIIKNKSPIDNLDKPGVYRLECGEPGCNVVYVGRSGRSIRTRTREHLNSAKNPNNDKSIFGCHIREEGHRFDIEENTKLIHHCDFGYKQEILEEVEIFKHLKNTEYRTLNAMLTNNVKDTYKILY, encoded by the coding sequence ATGTCCGACGACTTGACTAATTGTGTATTCCAACTCACAGAATTATGCCTTCAAcaaaactttttcaactttgaagGAGAAATTTTTACACAAAGGGAAGGCTTGAGTATGGGCAACTGCCTTTCCCCTCTCTTCGCAGAACTCTTCATGTCATATTTCGAAAAGAAGCTGATTTTCATACCGAACAATCCTTTCAAggataaaattcttttttggtTCAGATATGTAGATGACATATTGATAGCTTGGATTGGTAGTGAGGAAGAACTAAAAGAGTTCCATGAGTGGATCaataaacttcatatgaacatcaaCTTTACATTGGAACTCGAGTCAGAACGGAGGATCAACTTTTTAGACCTTTCAATTAGTAGACACCTAAATAAGTTAACTTTTAGTATATATAGGAAACCCTCTCAAACATCcaccaaaatcaacaaaacTTCATGCCATTACATGGGCCATAAAATGGCGGCTTTCAACACATACATCACTAGACTGCTCAATGTTCCTTTGAGTCAAGATGCTTACAGTGAGGAGGTGAACACCCTGAGGTATCTGGCAGGGGAGAATGGTTACCATCCGGATGTCATTGACAGGCTAATTGacaggagaaggaagaaacaagGCATGAAAAAACCCCACTTGTCGACTTCAGATCCTTCGAACAATAAATACTGCTGCATCCCTTTCTATGGCGGCATTTCACATAAAATCGCCAACGTAATTAGACAGATCGAAAACTCCAAGGTAACATTTAAATCTGATAACATCTTGAGCCAATTCATAATTAAGAATAAGAGCCCTATTGATAACTTGGACAAACCGGGCGTCTACAGATTGGAGTGCGGTGAACCAGGCTGCAACGTTGTTTATGTGGGCAGGAGTGGCAGATCCATTCGAACGAGGACAAGAGAACATCTAAATAGTGCAAAAAATCCAAACAACGATAAATCTATCTTCGGTTGTCACATAAGGGAAGAAGGACATAGGTTCGATATTGAAGAGAACACCAAACTTATTCATCACTGCGATTTTGGCTACAAACAGGAAATTCTAGAGGAGGTAGAAATCTTTAAACACCTTAAGAACACAGAATACAGGACACTAAATGCGATGTTGACCAACAACGTGAAAGACACATATAAAATCTTATATTGA